The genomic stretch aggTCTCTCTATTTCTTTTACAATCTGCCGCCTTcctcattttttttcttcaacATCTACACCATGACAAATTCTGCAATTGTCGAACACTCAAAAACTCCGTCATACACAATGGTTCATGACGAACATATGGGACACAGCATAACACCGGTGGTCTTCTACGGGAACAATTATGATGAGTGGTCTCGTTCTTTTAATCTTGCGCTTATGGCTAAAGGCAAGCTTGGGTTTATCGATGGAACAATCAACAAACCTGCGGCCGCGGCTGACACTTTCGAAACATGGCAGTCCACCAATGCCTTGGTGACCATGTGGATCTTCAATACAATTGAACCTGCGTTACACAATCAAATATCTCTCCGTCCCGAGGCGAAACAGGTGTGGCAAGATAtcaaaaatcgttttaatcaaaTTAACGAATCTCGTATTTACCAATTGCAGGCTGATCTTTTGGCGTGTCGTCAAGGGCCGACTGAATCTCTAGTCGCTTATTACGGTCGAATGACCGCCATATGGAATGCGCTATCGAAACTTGATGCTCTTCCGTCATGTTCTTGCAACCCATGTAATTGTGACTGGCTCAATATTATCACTGCTCGACGGGAAAAGATACGGGTATGTGACTTATTAATTGGCCTTGATGACCGTTTTGCCAATACCCGTTACCAAATCATTGGTATTACTCCTCTTCCCTCTTTAGACCTTGTTTACAATCGTCTTTTGCAAGATGAGGGAGTCCGTCTTTTAACTCTTAATAAAACCGAGCGAACACCTACCCCAATGGCATTCGCTGCTCGTGCTAATCAAGGTTCCCAGCAGCCTAATGGAAGGGGTGGCCGTGATGGTCGTCGTACCTCGTCTGAACCCTCAAAGTATTACTGTATTGCTTGTAAAAAATCGGGTCATAGCTTACAATTTTGTTATTAAGTTACGGGAAATTATCCCGAATGGTGGGGTGACCGTCCTCGAAACCGTATCTATCTCGATCCAAATGCCACCGACTTGACCAATGCTGTGTTTGTCCCGGATCCCCGTACCAAAACTGCCTCTGCACAACCAAAAACGCATACCCCTGTTTCGTCCTATGTTTCTTTTCCTAAGGTACACATGGCGTCAGATAAATCCTCATCTATTGCTGCTGCATCATCGTCTAATGGTCCCCTGGCACAATTTGACAAACTTGATTTAAATACTCTAAGTCCACAAGAGTTGGAGGAACTTGGACACTTATGGCAGACTCGAAAAAACGAGTCCTCTAATGACCGTCTCAATGGTAATATCTCTTCTTTTACTTGGATTGTTGACACGGGAGCATCCCATCACATGTCGGGATGTCTTTCTCACTTTTCGAATCTTAAAAATATTACACCTTTATCCGTTGGTTTACCAAACGGAGACCTTACGATTGCCACACAAAGTGGCGATATACATCTTTCATCACGTCTTGTTTTACGAGATGTTCTTTATGTGGCCAACTTACAATGTAACTTACTCTCTGTTTCAAGTCTTTTAAAAGATACCACTCTAAAAATTCAATTTTCGCATAATCTTTGTCTTATTCAGGACCGTTCCTCGAAGACGGTGATTGGGGCGAGTGAGCAACACGAGGGACTCTACTACCTAAAAAGTGTCCGGACCGATAAAGTGCACGCATGTCTAGCTGGGTCTGTTGATTCCTCTGAACTTTGGCACTGAAGGTTGAGGCACCCCTCTTCCAATATTTCTCGTTTTTTACCATTTATTCATAAAAACACTCGAATTTCGGATAATTTTCATAGCAGAACATGTGACATTTGTTTACGCGCGAAACAAACTCGCGAACAGTTTCATTTAAGTTCTAATCATGCTAGTTCTTTTTTTGATCTTATACATTGCGATCTTTGGGGTCTATATTCCGCGAATGCATCATGTGGGTCTAAATTTTTTCTAACTATTGTTGACGATTTCTCACGTTCTACATGGGTATACCTTTTGCGTCATAAAAGTGATACCAAACAAACTTCACTGATTTTTTTTGCCATGATAGAACGTCAATTTGacaagaaaataaaaattttacGGACCGATAATGGCACAGAATTTCGGCCTCTTATCCCTTTTTTTTAACGAAAATGGAATCCTTTTTCAAACCTCTAATGTCGACACCCCCAACAAAATGGTCGGGTGGAACGAAAACATCGTCACATTTTAAACGTCGCGTGTGCCCTTCTTTTTCAAGCAAGCCTACCCTTATTTTTTTGGGGAGCATGTGTTTTAAGTGCTGTTTACTTAATAAACCGCACCCCGACACCTCTTCTACATGGCAAAACGCCTTATGAAATGCTCTTTAATAAACCTCCACCCTTTGAAAACATTCGCATTTTCGGCTGTCTTGCTTACGCTAGAAATTTAAATCGCTCTCATGTTAAATTTGCATCTCGAAGTCGTAAATGTATCTTTATCGGTTATCCTTTTGGCAAAAAAGGTTGGCGTCTTTATGATTTGGACACCTGGTCTTATTTTGATTCACGCGATGTTATTTTCATTGAAACGGAATTTCCATATACCAATCTCAACATTCACGACTTAGACAATGGTTCTTCATCGTTTCTCGCTGACTCTATGACACCCATCGACCAGGCCCTTCTCATCCCAACTACAACAACTCCATCGACCTCTTCCACCAATGACACGATTCCACCATCTACTTCCCCGTCACCTCCGCCTAATCAATCACCAACCCAACCCATTAGCCCCGAAACAACGCCAGACCATTCTACTTCGCCAACTCCTCCCTCTGACCCACCACAATTGGGTCGAGGTAAACGTACCAAACTTCCAAACTCCAACTTAAATGATTTTGTCCTTTTCAAACCTCGTCCATCGCTGCACTCACTCGTCGCCTCACCATCGTCTTCAAGTACCGCTTTTCCTATTTCACACTATCTTAATTATGCCAAATTTTCCACTAACCATGAAGCTTTTTTGTCGGTCGTGACTAAACATCACGAGCCTAGTCTCTTCAAAGAAGCCGTGCAGGTACCCGAATGGCGTGAAGCTATGAAGCTTGAACTTGACGCTCTCGAGAAAAACAAAACCTGGACTCTAGAAAATCTTCCTCCAAATAAGAAAGCAATCGGTTCTAAATGGGTCTACAAAATCAAATATAATGCTGATGGCTCTATCGAACGATACAAGGCCCGCCTCGTGGTCATGGGAAATAAACAAGTCGAAGGCGTGGACTACAATGAAACCTTCGCCCCGACAATTAAACTTGTCACAGTTCGCACCTTACTCGCTATAGCGGCTGCCAAACAATGGGTCCTCCATCAAATGGATGTTCATAATTCCTTTTTCCACGGAGATCTTCATGAAGAGGTATACATGAAACCTCCACTTGGTTTTTCTCCATCAACTGATGGTAAAGTATGCCGTTTACGAAAGTCTCTTTACGGTCTTCGCCAAGCCCCTCGATGTTGGTATGCTAAACTCGCTTCCGCTCTCATCAAATATGGGTTTCAACAATGTCCGTATGATCATTCATTATTCTCCATTTCTCGACCCGACACCGAGGTACACATTCTTGTCTACGTCGATGATTTGGTCATTTGTGAGAATAACGCGTCTTTTATTGCTCAATTCAAGGAATATTTAAGCAAATGTTTTCATATGAAAGATCTCGGGGCACTTAAATATTTTCTTGGCCTCGAAATTGCTCGGCACAAAACCGGAATTTTTCTCTCACAACGCAAATATGCTCTCGACATCTTGAATGAAACGGGTCTTCTCGAACAAAACCGGCCCCCATCCCAATGGAACAAAACCATCGGCTGGGTCTATCCAAAGCTGAATTTATGCGTGACCCACAACCTTACCGTCGGCTCGTAGGTCGCCTCGTCTATCTCACAATTACTCGGCCCGAGCTGACGTATTTCGTCCATATCCTTTCCCAGTTTATGCACGCTCCCACCAGTGAACATTGGCAAGCTGCTCTGAATGTTGTTCGGTATCTGAAGAACTCCCCGGGACAAGGTATACTGCTACGCTCAGATAGCGATTTACGTCTCAACTCTTACTGTGACGCTGACTATGCTACTTGCCCAACAAGTCGTCGGTCACTATCAGCTTATATCGTGTTCTTGGGCTCTTCCCCGATATCCTGGAAAACTAAGAAACAGGCCACAGTGTCCCTTTCATCAGCTGAATCCGAGTATCGTGCAATGGCTTTCACAATCCGAGAACTCAAATGGCTTAAAGGCTTACTTCACTCTCTCGGTATCCACCACAAACAACCCATTCCACTCAAATGCGATAACCAATCTGCCCTTTATATAGCCAGAAATCCGGTATTTCACGAGCGCACAAAATACATAGAGGTTGATTGTCACTTTATTCGTGATGAAATCCAATCTGGTGTTATTGCTCCAAGCTATGTCCACACAAAGGCTCAACTcgcggacatttttacaaaagcTCTAGGACGTGCCTCATTCGAAGAACTACTCTCCAAGTTGGGTGTCTCAACTCTCCATACTCCAACTTGCGGGGGGTATTACAATCCTAAGAGCCGTTGCTCTCCATAGACAAAGAGCCGTTGGCTCAAGCTAGCAATCATGCCAACACAATATTTGTTTCCCGCAATTTAGCGACGAAATTATTCGTTACCGTAAATACTTTATTCCTTtacttgtatatatatatatatatatatatatatatatatatatatatatatatatatatatatatatagaatagcCTTTTGTAAATACACAGAAACATAAAGCAATTCATTTGGTAATTATCAGTCAATCATATCGTCACATATtatcttattaatattatttaataaataatcaagcaaaacttatacattccatttgtctttattccttattaatgtttatattaaattttataataatgaaaaggatgctcaaaagtcatgaacgtTGATTCATATTTATACCTATATTAATTTTGATAACAATGACAaaaggatgctcaaaagtcatagaACGCATTCTCaattctttatatatttttgatggAAGACAAAATTTCTCTTATCTCTATAGTCAGTAGAACTAAATATATCACTAAATTTTCCTATCATTCTATTAACATCAAGCtaagtgtattaaggttttaaaattattaactaatttatttactttttatgtaagttccattgggttatgaaatgttcatcacattttcaatttcatcGTTTATGTTTGTTTTGTTCTCGTTTAGggggctatcaagatttgtggcgTTGAGCTATTCAAAGATTAATATACTTACTTCTCTACGACTTCATTctcattccctttttcttttacTATTTAAGAGGAAACTTAAGTTAATAATGAGAATATTGCATAaaataaatttcactattttgttagTTAATTCAGACTAATTACTGAGTTACTTTTTTTATTATAGGGTTGATTCGTTGGAAAAAGAAGACTATATGGAGAAGTAAAATACTAGGATTGCTTAAATAACTATATATTGGAGGCTAATTAACTACAAAattgacgacatcaacgtgaatgactaatagttttttttctttttgttttcaaatgtatattttattttggtatttgtttgttttttttttcatcattttaccttcgaaaaatagcaatcttcatcttctttggcttatttaatttatctactttgatctttatgttaacatgtaAATGTCCATAATTTTAGTACGCAATCAATGATGACTTATTCATAAGGTGAGCTTACTatatgttttgatattttataaaatttcaattactaaaaacactagaaacatcacactcgaaacaaaacatcccgtgaatttcacgggccacAAAACTAGTTTCCAGGTTAATTAGGTCGGTACATTTCAATATATATGGTGGAGACTTCTCGCTTTCGTTTATTATGTTGCTCAATTTTTCTCTATTGTCTTTCTAGAATGGAATGTCATCATTCTTAGTTATTCTCCTTCTATTAATCGTCTCGTCAGGGCACACCAGTAAGTGAGGGAGCGATCCCTTTGCGATATTTGAAATTGAAAC from Silene latifolia isolate original U9 population chromosome 2, ASM4854445v1, whole genome shotgun sequence encodes the following:
- the LOC141641609 gene encoding uncharacterized protein LOC141641609; the encoded protein is MTNSAIVEHSKTPSYTMVHDEHMGHSITPVVFYGNNYDEWSRSFNLALMAKGKLGFIDGTINKPAAAADTFETWQSTNALVTMWIFNTIEPALHNQISLRPEAKQVWQDIKNRFNQINESRIYQLQADLLACRQGPTESLVAYYGRMTAIWNALSKLDALPSCSCNPCNCDWLNIITARREKIRVCDLLIGLDDRFANTRYQIIGITPLPSLDLVYNRLLQDEGVRLLTLNKTERTPTPMAFAARANQGSQQPNGRGGRDGRRTSSEPSKYYCIACKKSGHSLQFCY